The Apibacter raozihei DNA segment ACGATCCAACTGGAGACACACTGTTTATATATTTATTTTTTTCCTTTACATATTTCTAATAATTTTTAATTCAATTAGTGAATATCTGTTTTGGAATGAATTTGGTGTTCGGTATAATTTTATTGCAGTAGATTATCTTATTTATACAAATGAGGTTATTGGTAATATACTGGAATCGTATCCGGTTATATCTATGTTTTCGGTAATTCTGCTTATTTCAATATTAATTACTTATTTTTTCACATCTAAGTCCAATAAATACTTTATGGACTTTTCTAGTTTTAAAGTTAAAATTCTGAGTTCATTAGTATATGTTGTATTAGTAATTGGATCTGTATTTCTGTTAGAATTTATTCAGAAACAGGAAAATTCTGATAACGTTTTTGCTAACGAATTGCAAGCAAATGGGTTATTTCGTTTTTACGAAGCCTTTTCAGATAGTTCTTTAGATTATGAGCAATTTTACGCTCAAATACCTATTAATAAAGCATTTGCATTAGTGGGGAAGCAATATGATAAAAAATCTAAAATAGTTATATCCGAAATTATCAGGGATACACTTCCGGAATTAAGAAAAAATGTTGTTCTGGTAACAATAGAAAGCATGAGTTTTGACTTTATGAAGTATTCAGGCAATACTAAAAACCTTACTCCTAACTTAGATCGTTTGGCAAAAGAAGGAATGTTTTTCACCAATTTGTACGCTACTGGAAATAGAACTGTTAGGGGATTGGAAGCAGTTACATTATGCATACCACCATCTCCGGGAGAAAGTCTGATAAAACGAGAGGATAATGATAATTTATTTTCCACCGGATATATATTTAAGCAAAAAGGATATAAAGTGCAATTTTTTTACGGAGGATATTCATATTTTGATGATATGGATGTTTTTTTTAAAGGAAACGGCTATCAGATTATAGATCGAAATTCCTTTAGTTCTGATGAAATAACTTTTGCAAATATATGGGGAGTTTGTGATGAAGATATGTTTAAAAAAGCAATTAAAACTTTTGATGAAAATCAAAAGTCAAACAGACCCTTTTTTGGGCATATAATGACAGTAAGCAATCATAGACCTTTTACATATCCGGAAGGTAGAATAGATATTCCAAGTACCAGCAAATCCAGGGATGGAGGAGTGAAATATACTGATTATGCAATTGGTGAATTTATAAAAGAAGCGCACAAACATCAATGGTTTCAAAACACAGTTTTCGTATTTGTAGCTGATCATTGCGCATCCAGTGCTGGTAAAGTAAACATTCCTTTAGAACGATATCATATACCAGCAATAATATATGCTCCGGGCTTTGTTAAACCTGTTATTGAAAGAACCTTAACTTCACAAATAGATCTAATGCCTACACTTTTTGGAAAATTACACTTTTCTTACACTTCACAATTTTTTGGTCAAAATATAAAAAAAAGTGATTATAACCCGCGAGCATTGGTTTCAACATATCAGAATTTGGGATATTATAAGGGAAACGAATTGATAGTACTATCTCCTAACAGAAAAGTACAGCAATATGAAGTTGACAGTAATAAACAATTAAAAGCAACTCATGATATAAATAAGACATTAGAAGAAGAGGCTATAGCTAATTACCAGACTACATCTTATTTAATAGAGCAAAATTTATTGAAAACAAACAGAAAGAAAAAATGAGTTATTCTATATCTAAGGTTGATTCATATCTCATTTTCCTGAAAACATTGATAAGTGTAACCACATCTCTTTCGCAGTAAGATTTTATACGTTCGATATCTTTATCTTTATAATATACTTTTGAAACTTCACTTCCATCCATGTCATCTTTAGGAGAAGGTAATCCAAAAACATGAGATAACAGATCCAAAGAAGTATAATGCTTATAATCTCCAAATTTCCATAAATCCATCGTATCCAGATGAGGAATTTCCCAAGGCTTTTTTCCATGCATTTGTAAAATACGAGGTAGTTCAATCTGATGAATCATCATTCGTCTTGCCATATAAGGAAAATCAAATTCTTTACCATTATGAGCGCATAATAATAAATCAGACTTAAAATAATTAGCTTTCAGCAGTTCGTTAAAACCAGTAAGTATTTGGACTTCGTCATCACCATAAAAGCTTTTAAGTCTAATTTTTTTATCATCAATAACTAAACCACAGGAAAGACAGATGATTTTACCAAATTCAGAGAGTATTCCGGCTCTTTCGTAATAATATTCCTCGGGTGAAATTTCATCTTTCCGCTGATATTGTGTTTTTTTCTCCCATAATTCCTTAGTTCGTTCCGATAATTCATCCCAGTTTTCAAATTCAGGTACAGTTTCCAAATCAAGAAACAAGATTTGTTTAAGTGGGATTTTTGACAACATATAAAAAAAATTATGACTGTCAAATATACTTAAATATCATCATTTAGATAATATTATTTAAATTTGATAATATTAAAAAAAACATGGAAAATATATTTGTTTCAGATATTGATGGAACCCTTACTTCTTTTGGAAGTCCGGTGTTAGATGAATACGGTATAAAGTCTCTGAAAAAGGCATCTCAGTGGGGTGAAATTATTTTAGCCTCAGCAAGACCTTATTCGGGAATTATAAGCATGTATAATCCGGAGGAATTAGAAATTGATTACATTATTTCATTAAATGGAGGACATATATTGTATAAAAATAAAACGCTATTCACTTTTCCTGTTCCTAGCGAAATAGTTACTTATTTTATTAAAAATAAAGATAGATTTGAAAATCTTTGGTTTTATACGGAATTTCAT contains these protein-coding regions:
- a CDS encoding LTA synthase family protein, which produces MQIDKLLNTFIKISGFYILVGLILRSILIFLPITERVFDISDYAKIFLLGIVNDWCVSIVIFVFLWLHLMFLSNSKFKSPWGYIIIGVFIILLCYLYFFKTIFDDYGSIVPTIIKIFVTIKALSFIILFLFPSLRSNWRHTVYIFIFFLYIFLIIFNSISEYLFWNEFGVRYNFIAVDYLIYTNEVIGNILESYPVISMFSVILLISILITYFFTSKSNKYFMDFSSFKVKILSSLVYVVLVIGSVFLLEFIQKQENSDNVFANELQANGLFRFYEAFSDSSLDYEQFYAQIPINKAFALVGKQYDKKSKIVISEIIRDTLPELRKNVVLVTIESMSFDFMKYSGNTKNLTPNLDRLAKEGMFFTNLYATGNRTVRGLEAVTLCIPPSPGESLIKREDNDNLFSTGYIFKQKGYKVQFFYGGYSYFDDMDVFFKGNGYQIIDRNSFSSDEITFANIWGVCDEDMFKKAIKTFDENQKSNRPFFGHIMTVSNHRPFTYPEGRIDIPSTSKSRDGGVKYTDYAIGEFIKEAHKHQWFQNTVFVFVADHCASSAGKVNIPLERYHIPAIIYAPGFVKPVIERTLTSQIDLMPTLFGKLHFSYTSQFFGQNIKKSDYNPRALVSTYQNLGYYKGNELIVLSPNRKVQQYEVDSNKQLKATHDINKTLEEEAIANYQTTSYLIEQNLLKTNRKKK
- a CDS encoding 3'-5' exonuclease yields the protein MLSKIPLKQILFLDLETVPEFENWDELSERTKELWEKKTQYQRKDEISPEEYYYERAGILSEFGKIICLSCGLVIDDKKIRLKSFYGDDEVQILTGFNELLKANYFKSDLLLCAHNGKEFDFPYMARRMMIHQIELPRILQMHGKKPWEIPHLDTMDLWKFGDYKHYTSLDLLSHVFGLPSPKDDMDGSEVSKVYYKDKDIERIKSYCERDVVTLINVFRKMRYESTLDIE